Proteins from a genomic interval of Thermotoga sp. Mc24:
- a CDS encoding ATP-dependent Clp protease ATP-binding subunit, with protein sequence MRNLNDKMKDIFERSVEDIKERNQNLIRPEHILLQIFYDENEVTKILKDLNVNVEEVINELEDYIDSQYGIYYGFSDQVYVSKELSYILELARKEARLFKQKDIGPLHFLLGLLRDGSTYAARVLKKYGIDYEKVLQTIKEHEEEYAAEQSPLMAFATDLTKLAREGKIGPIIGRDKEIERVIEILMRKTKNNPILIGDPGVGKTAIVEGLAQRIVERKVPDSLKDVRILMVDLGRMIAGTKYRGEFEERLKSFLDEVMKQKEKTILFIDEIHTLVGAGAAEGAMDAANMLKPALARGEIRVIGATTLDEYRKHIEKDKALARRFQPVMVKEPSVEETIEILKGLKKVYEEHHKVKIEDEAIEAAAKLSARYITDRFLPDKAIDLLDEAAARVRLSATKQEKDETKLRELEKKIKEIEAKIDELTIRSQYREAADLKKEFFRLKSEYEALKSGKPVVTAEKIAEVVESWSGVPVSRIVESEKEKLLKLEEIIHQRLVDQEEAVEVVADAIRKARAGIKDPNRPVGTFLFLGPTGVGKTELAKTLAEVLFGSENALIRIDMTEYMEKHAVSKLIGAPPGYVGYEEGGQLTEAVRRRPYSVILLDEIEKAHPDVFNILLQIMDDGRLTDSKGNVVDFKNTIIIMTSNIASDLILNYVKEGKSFDEIEERVREELKHYFRPEFINRIDHVVVFKPLTKEHMKQIVEIMIKRLEERLKDKNIKLTITETAKEYLAERGYDPTFGARPLRRLIEREIETPLARMIISGEVQEGQTVRVDYEGEKLILEVARELEKVQ encoded by the coding sequence ATGAGAAACCTGAACGACAAGATGAAGGATATTTTCGAGAGGAGTGTTGAGGATATCAAAGAAAGAAATCAGAATCTGATCAGACCAGAACACATTCTTCTTCAGATTTTTTACGATGAAAACGAGGTCACGAAGATACTGAAAGATCTCAATGTGAACGTGGAGGAAGTGATTAATGAGCTTGAAGACTACATCGATTCCCAGTACGGTATATACTACGGATTCTCCGATCAGGTCTATGTATCGAAAGAGCTTTCTTACATCCTGGAGCTGGCGAGAAAAGAAGCCAGGCTCTTCAAGCAGAAGGATATAGGTCCTCTTCACTTCCTTCTGGGACTGCTGAGGGACGGTTCCACGTATGCCGCTCGTGTTCTGAAAAAGTACGGTATTGACTACGAAAAGGTGCTTCAAACGATTAAGGAGCACGAAGAAGAATACGCGGCTGAGCAGTCGCCGCTCATGGCTTTTGCAACCGATCTCACAAAATTGGCGAGAGAAGGAAAAATAGGTCCTATCATAGGAAGGGACAAAGAAATCGAGCGTGTGATCGAGATTCTCATGAGAAAAACCAAGAACAACCCAATTCTCATCGGTGATCCGGGTGTTGGAAAAACCGCTATTGTGGAAGGTCTCGCGCAGAGAATCGTCGAAAGGAAAGTCCCTGATTCTCTGAAAGATGTGCGTATACTGATGGTGGATCTTGGAAGGATGATAGCGGGAACCAAATACAGGGGAGAGTTTGAAGAAAGGTTGAAATCATTCCTCGATGAAGTGATGAAACAGAAAGAAAAAACAATTCTCTTCATCGATGAGATACACACCCTGGTTGGTGCTGGCGCAGCCGAAGGAGCGATGGACGCTGCCAACATGTTGAAACCAGCCCTCGCTCGCGGAGAAATACGCGTCATAGGTGCGACCACGCTGGATGAGTACAGGAAACACATAGAAAAAGACAAAGCGCTCGCGAGAAGATTTCAGCCGGTAATGGTGAAAGAACCGAGTGTGGAGGAAACCATAGAGATCTTGAAAGGGCTGAAAAAAGTCTACGAGGAACACCACAAGGTGAAGATAGAAGACGAAGCGATAGAGGCAGCTGCCAAGCTCTCAGCAAGGTACATAACGGACAGATTCTTGCCGGACAAAGCGATTGACCTGCTGGATGAAGCGGCAGCGAGAGTAAGACTCAGTGCTACAAAACAGGAAAAGGATGAAACGAAGCTTCGCGAACTCGAGAAAAAAATAAAAGAGATTGAGGCGAAAATCGATGAGCTCACTATAAGATCTCAGTACAGAGAAGCGGCCGATCTCAAAAAAGAATTCTTCAGACTCAAGAGCGAGTACGAAGCTTTGAAGAGTGGAAAACCGGTTGTCACAGCGGAGAAGATAGCAGAAGTGGTTGAATCCTGGTCGGGTGTTCCAGTTTCCAGAATCGTTGAATCTGAAAAAGAAAAGCTTCTGAAGCTCGAAGAGATAATCCATCAGAGGCTTGTGGACCAGGAGGAGGCGGTTGAGGTAGTGGCCGATGCCATCAGAAAGGCAAGGGCTGGGATAAAAGATCCTAACAGGCCGGTCGGTACTTTCCTCTTCCTTGGACCAACGGGTGTTGGTAAGACTGAGCTCGCAAAGACACTCGCTGAAGTGCTCTTTGGAAGCGAAAACGCACTGATACGAATCGATATGACCGAATACATGGAAAAGCATGCTGTCTCCAAACTGATAGGAGCACCTCCGGGATACGTTGGTTATGAGGAAGGTGGTCAGCTGACCGAAGCCGTAAGGAGGAGACCGTACAGTGTCATACTGCTCGATGAGATTGAAAAAGCACATCCGGATGTGTTCAACATACTGCTTCAGATAATGGACGATGGAAGACTCACAGACAGCAAAGGAAACGTTGTTGATTTCAAGAACACGATCATTATAATGACGAGTAACATAGCGAGCGATCTGATACTGAACTACGTTAAAGAAGGAAAGAGTTTTGATGAAATTGAAGAAAGAGTTAGAGAAGAGCTGAAACACTACTTCAGGCCCGAGTTCATAAACAGGATAGACCACGTGGTTGTCTTCAAACCACTCACAAAAGAACACATGAAGCAGATCGTGGAAATAATGATCAAAAGACTTGAAGAGCGGTTGAAAGACAAGAACATAAAACTCACGATCACCGAAACGGCGAAAGAATACCTCGCGGAAAGGGGATACGATCCAACGTTCGGTGCAAGACCGCTAAGGCGGTTGATAGAAAGAGAAATCGAAACACCACTCGCAAGAATGATCATATCAGGTGAAGTGCAGGAAGGTCAGACGGTGAGAGTGGATTACGAGGGTGAAAAACTGATCCTCGAAGTTGCCAGAGAACTCGAGAAGGTTCAGTAA
- a CDS encoding SPFH domain-containing protein, whose translation MLIALVVLVFFLIVLAASSVRIVRPYERGLVERLGKFKREVGSGVHFIIPFFERMIKVDMREKVIDVPPQEVITRDNVVVTVDAVIYYEITDAYRVVYNVSNFEMATIKLAQTNLRNVIGELELDQTLTSRERINMKLRTVLDEATDKWGVRITRVEIKKIDPPQDITDAMSKQMKAERTKRAAILEAEGYKQAEILKAEGEKNAAILRAEGEAEAIKRVAEANMQKLILEARGQAEAIKLVFNAIHEGNPTKDLLTVRYLETLKEMANGQATKIFLPFEASSILASLGAISEIFKKEENKRDEK comes from the coding sequence ATGTTGATAGCTCTTGTTGTTTTGGTTTTCTTTCTGATCGTACTGGCTGCGAGTTCTGTAAGGATCGTTCGTCCGTACGAACGGGGGCTTGTGGAAAGGCTCGGGAAGTTCAAAAGAGAAGTCGGGTCTGGAGTACATTTCATAATTCCTTTCTTCGAGCGAATGATAAAGGTAGACATGAGAGAAAAAGTCATTGATGTTCCTCCACAGGAGGTCATAACAAGAGATAACGTGGTCGTAACGGTGGACGCCGTGATCTACTACGAGATCACCGACGCGTACAGGGTGGTTTACAACGTGAGCAACTTCGAGATGGCCACCATAAAACTCGCTCAGACGAACCTGAGAAACGTCATAGGTGAGCTGGAACTCGATCAAACACTCACATCCAGGGAAAGAATAAACATGAAGCTTCGAACCGTTCTCGACGAAGCAACGGACAAGTGGGGTGTGAGGATCACCCGAGTTGAAATTAAAAAGATAGATCCACCTCAGGATATCACCGATGCTATGAGCAAGCAAATGAAAGCAGAGAGAACAAAAAGAGCGGCTATACTGGAAGCGGAGGGTTACAAACAGGCGGAAATATTGAAAGCAGAAGGTGAGAAAAACGCGGCTATTTTGAGAGCAGAGGGTGAAGCGGAAGCCATAAAGAGAGTCGCAGAAGCGAACATGCAAAAACTCATTCTCGAAGCACGTGGACAGGCCGAGGCAATAAAGCTCGTTTTCAATGCAATACACGAAGGAAATCCGACCAAGGATCTTCTCACCGTCAGGTACCTTGAGACGCTGAAGGAAATGGCTAACGGTCAGGCGACAAAGATATTCCTCCCATTTGAAGCGAGTTCCATACTCGCAAGCCTGGGAGCTATATCTGAAATTTTCAAAAAGGAAGAAAACAAGAGGGATGAGAAATGA
- the trxB gene encoding thioredoxin-disulfide reductase: protein MVFFDTGSIRKKEIKDKYDIVVVGGGPAGLTSAIYARRAGLSVLVVEKAIEGGYVNLTHLVENYPGFPAISGEELASKFKEHAEKFGADIYNAEVVKLEIQGDKKVVELDNGKRIEAPVVIVATGANPKRLNVPGEKEFFGKGVSYCATCDGYLFAGKDIIVVGGGDSACDESIFLANIVNKITMIQLLETLTAAKVLQERVLSNPKIEVIYNSTVKEIRGKDKVEEVVIENVKTGEKKVLKADGVFIFIGLDPNSKLLKGLAELDPYGYIVTDENMETSVKGIYAVGDVRKKNLRQIVTAVADGAIAVEHAAKHYF, encoded by the coding sequence GTGGTTTTCTTTGATACTGGATCCATAAGAAAGAAAGAGATAAAAGACAAATACGACATAGTCGTTGTGGGTGGAGGACCCGCGGGTCTCACGTCTGCCATCTACGCCAGAAGGGCAGGACTTTCTGTTCTGGTCGTTGAAAAAGCGATCGAAGGAGGATACGTGAACCTCACTCATCTGGTTGAGAACTACCCGGGATTCCCTGCCATCTCCGGAGAAGAACTCGCTTCGAAGTTCAAAGAACACGCCGAGAAATTCGGCGCAGACATATACAACGCCGAAGTCGTTAAACTGGAAATCCAGGGAGACAAAAAAGTGGTCGAACTGGATAATGGTAAAAGAATAGAAGCTCCCGTAGTGATCGTTGCAACCGGTGCGAATCCGAAGAGATTGAATGTACCCGGTGAAAAGGAGTTCTTTGGGAAAGGCGTGTCGTACTGCGCAACCTGTGATGGATATCTGTTTGCGGGAAAGGACATAATCGTAGTGGGTGGAGGAGACAGCGCGTGCGACGAATCGATTTTCCTTGCCAACATAGTGAACAAGATCACCATGATCCAGCTTCTTGAAACGCTCACGGCTGCGAAGGTTCTTCAGGAAAGGGTCTTGAGCAATCCAAAGATAGAAGTCATTTATAACTCCACCGTGAAGGAAATCAGAGGAAAAGACAAGGTTGAAGAAGTCGTTATAGAGAACGTGAAAACGGGAGAAAAGAAGGTATTGAAAGCAGATGGAGTGTTCATCTTCATAGGGCTCGATCCAAACTCGAAACTGCTTAAAGGTCTGGCAGAACTGGATCCCTACGGTTACATCGTAACGGATGAGAACATGGAAACTTCCGTGAAGGGGATATACGCGGTCGGTGATGTGAGAAAGAAAAACCTCAGACAGATAGTCACAGCTGTTGCAGACGGTGCCATTGCTGTTGAACACGCCGCAAAACATTACTTCTGA
- the tsaB gene encoding tRNA (adenosine(37)-N6)-threonylcarbamoyltransferase complex dimerization subunit type 1 TsaB: protein MNVLALDSSQKIRVGLKKGEDLFEISYTGEKKHAEILPVILEKLLDEMGLKVKDLDVVGVGIGPGGLTGLRVGIATVVGLVSPYDIPVAPLNSFEMAAKSCPIDGVVLVARRARKGYHYCAVYLKGEGLNLLKKPSVVSDDELEEITKEFSPKIILKDYIFISPAVLVEESESLFREKKTIHYYEIEPLYLQKSIAELNWEKKKRG from the coding sequence ATGAACGTTCTGGCACTCGACTCTTCCCAGAAGATAAGAGTTGGGTTGAAAAAAGGAGAAGACCTCTTTGAAATTTCGTACACCGGCGAGAAAAAACACGCAGAGATTCTTCCTGTTATTTTGGAGAAGCTGTTAGACGAAATGGGGCTCAAAGTGAAGGATCTCGATGTTGTGGGAGTGGGAATTGGTCCTGGAGGATTGACGGGCCTCAGGGTGGGAATCGCCACCGTAGTAGGGCTCGTGTCTCCATACGATATACCTGTGGCTCCTCTGAACTCTTTCGAAATGGCTGCAAAGAGCTGTCCAATCGATGGTGTTGTACTCGTTGCCAGAAGAGCGAGAAAAGGTTACCACTATTGTGCAGTTTATCTGAAAGGCGAAGGACTTAATCTGCTGAAAAAGCCGAGCGTGGTCTCTGACGATGAACTGGAAGAGATCACAAAAGAGTTTTCTCCAAAAATAATCCTGAAGGACTACATTTTTATCTCACCTGCCGTGCTGGTTGAAGAGAGCGAGAGTCTTTTCAGGGAGAAAAAGACCATTCATTACTACGAAATCGAACCTTTGTATCTCCAGAAATCCATAGCGGAATTGAACTGGGAAAAAAAGAAAAGGGGCTGA
- a CDS encoding cation diffusion facilitator family transporter codes for MERHEEIKKGAWIGIFGNAVLAALKILVGLLTGSYAILADGIDTSTDIFTSFVILLSSRISGKPPDETHPYGHERAETIASKIISFVMFYAGASLLVESVKRLVEQEFSLELTLTAFIVVGISVAGKTFLFLYKLSLGRRLNSLATISDALNMRNDIMISGTVLAGMFAMKTFGWWWLDSLLAIFVSILILRTSFSVFYEAAYELMDGMKRTELDMYDDIFVVLERFPNVHNPHRMRIRRVGTKYFIEMDIEVDGKMSVKDAHELTVKIRKEMMRRRDDIEDVTIHVEPLGNVEEEGFGLKKGEEK; via the coding sequence AAGGAGCATGGATTGGAATATTTGGAAATGCCGTGCTTGCCGCCTTGAAGATTTTGGTGGGACTGCTCACGGGAAGCTATGCGATACTCGCAGACGGAATAGACACGTCCACCGACATATTCACATCTTTTGTCATACTCCTCTCATCCAGAATCTCAGGAAAACCACCTGATGAGACGCATCCCTACGGCCATGAAAGGGCAGAAACGATCGCTTCAAAGATCATTTCCTTCGTTATGTTTTACGCAGGAGCCTCTCTTCTTGTTGAATCAGTAAAAAGGCTTGTGGAACAGGAGTTTTCTTTGGAACTCACTCTGACAGCCTTTATTGTTGTTGGAATTTCCGTTGCAGGCAAAACTTTTCTTTTTTTATACAAACTGTCCCTTGGGAGACGTCTGAACAGCCTAGCTACAATCAGTGATGCTTTGAACATGAGAAACGACATAATGATCTCAGGAACTGTTCTGGCCGGTATGTTTGCGATGAAAACCTTCGGATGGTGGTGGTTGGACAGTCTGCTCGCGATTTTCGTTTCCATTCTGATTCTGAGAACTTCCTTTTCTGTATTCTACGAAGCAGCTTACGAACTCATGGATGGTATGAAAAGAACCGAGTTAGACATGTACGATGATATCTTTGTCGTCCTCGAGCGTTTTCCAAACGTGCACAACCCCCACAGGATGAGAATAAGAAGGGTGGGAACAAAGTACTTCATAGAAATGGATATCGAAGTAGACGGAAAGATGTCGGTGAAAGACGCGCACGAATTGACCGTGAAAATAAGGAAAGAAATGATGAGAAGGAGAGATGATATAGAAGATGTAACAATACACGTTGAACCGCTGGGAAATGTGGAAGAAGAAGGATTCGGGTTAAAGAAAGGAGAGGAAAAATGA
- a CDS encoding NfeD family protein, which translates to MEAWVFWLVLGVILMVAEILTPTFFIFWFGVGALAASLVSLYLGVYVQIIVFAAVSIVLVFFTRRLVQNWESPRKIHVEEIAGKVAIVIETIDNRKGTGLVKINGDVWRAYVEDDDEIIEKGEHVKIMKVEGAHVVVKRV; encoded by the coding sequence ATGGAAGCCTGGGTGTTTTGGCTTGTTCTCGGTGTGATCCTTATGGTTGCGGAAATTCTCACACCTACATTCTTCATATTCTGGTTTGGAGTGGGAGCGCTTGCCGCTTCTCTGGTGTCACTTTATCTTGGGGTGTACGTTCAAATCATAGTCTTTGCAGCTGTATCTATAGTACTCGTCTTTTTCACGAGAAGGCTGGTTCAGAACTGGGAATCGCCAAGAAAAATCCATGTCGAAGAGATCGCCGGAAAAGTAGCGATCGTTATTGAAACAATAGACAACAGAAAGGGAACTGGCCTTGTGAAAATCAACGGAGATGTGTGGAGGGCGTACGTAGAAGACGACGATGAGATCATTGAGAAAGGAGAACACGTGAAGATAATGAAGGTGGAAGGTGCCCATGTGGTTGTAAAAAGAGTATGA
- a CDS encoding penicillin-binding transpeptidase domain-containing protein, which translates to MAYDSPEYVAYLDVDFFKRQNGNIKALEKTLQNCGITEPVEKVMEYKFFKLTEGEDRVDVLKKIESELLPFVNIELVYTRKKIQDYATGVLLGTVIDGRGKGGIEGFFDDQLRGKRKGFLELRYRGTRLSPSLVNYSPPENGKDVWLSLDLDLQRRVYDIISKAVEEYSAEAGHVIVMESKTGRILSMVTTRNWNDLIGGYIEPGSTIKPLVYAIALETHSASPDFTVECEGSIKPVEQLPVVIRDIEKHGLVDFSMGIVKSCNVMSVKVGELIMEKIGVDGFYEWLQKVGFGEKTGIEMEGEIAGVLREAKKWSLIDPAEISIGQGIGVTPVQLISSLNIFANDGYWVKPTILKDSQVEKRRVFSKETTDVIRQAMAQVVKEGTGKLAQVKEVSIAGKTGTAQKAIGGEYRNIYHSLFVGFFPAEDPKYTILVHLDSPSGAFYGGEVAAPVFREIVEIFTKKEDGRIEAVEGLMPDLTGLPVRDALLVLESLGVKDVEIKGKGWKVSEQTPPPNHPFEGPVILFLSDQK; encoded by the coding sequence ATGGCCTATGATTCGCCAGAATACGTTGCTTATCTCGACGTCGACTTTTTTAAAAGACAAAATGGAAATATAAAAGCACTCGAGAAGACCCTGCAAAACTGTGGTATTACAGAACCGGTAGAGAAAGTGATGGAGTATAAGTTTTTCAAACTCACAGAGGGAGAAGATAGAGTTGACGTGTTGAAGAAGATAGAATCAGAGTTGCTTCCCTTTGTCAACATAGAGCTGGTATACACCAGAAAAAAAATTCAGGATTACGCTACAGGAGTTTTGCTTGGAACGGTGATAGATGGAAGGGGAAAGGGAGGAATAGAAGGTTTTTTTGACGATCAGTTACGAGGAAAAAGAAAGGGTTTTTTAGAACTTCGTTACAGAGGAACCCGCCTCTCCCCATCCCTTGTGAATTACTCCCCACCCGAAAACGGAAAAGACGTCTGGTTGTCTCTGGATCTTGACCTTCAAAGGCGCGTCTACGATATCATCTCGAAGGCCGTGGAAGAATACTCCGCGGAAGCGGGTCATGTGATTGTGATGGAATCGAAAACTGGCAGGATACTATCAATGGTGACCACCAGAAACTGGAACGATTTGATCGGCGGATACATAGAGCCAGGTTCGACGATAAAACCTCTGGTGTACGCGATCGCTCTCGAGACACATTCTGCTTCACCAGATTTCACCGTTGAATGCGAAGGTTCAATAAAACCAGTAGAGCAACTTCCTGTAGTCATAAGAGACATAGAAAAGCATGGCCTGGTGGATTTCTCCATGGGAATCGTAAAATCGTGCAACGTGATGAGTGTTAAGGTAGGAGAGCTTATCATGGAAAAAATCGGTGTTGATGGATTCTATGAGTGGCTTCAGAAGGTAGGCTTTGGGGAAAAAACCGGTATCGAAATGGAGGGGGAAATCGCTGGTGTTCTGAGAGAAGCGAAAAAATGGTCTCTCATAGATCCGGCTGAAATTTCGATTGGGCAAGGTATCGGTGTCACTCCTGTACAGTTGATTTCATCTCTCAATATCTTTGCGAACGATGGATACTGGGTGAAACCTACCATTTTGAAAGATTCCCAGGTGGAAAAAAGAAGAGTTTTTTCAAAAGAAACAACAGACGTGATAAGACAGGCAATGGCTCAGGTTGTAAAAGAAGGAACAGGAAAACTCGCTCAGGTGAAAGAAGTATCGATCGCTGGTAAAACGGGAACCGCCCAGAAGGCGATCGGTGGAGAATACAGGAATATTTATCACTCACTTTTCGTGGGTTTTTTCCCCGCTGAAGATCCGAAGTACACGATACTGGTTCATCTGGACAGCCCCTCAGGGGCTTTCTACGGAGGAGAGGTCGCTGCTCCAGTGTTCAGAGAGATCGTAGAGATTTTCACAAAGAAAGAAGATGGAAGGATAGAGGCTGTAGAAGGCTTGATGCCAGATCTAACTGGACTCCCAGTTAGAGACGCTTTGCTTGTTCTGGAATCCCTCGGAGTGAAGGACGTGGAGATAAAAGGAAAAGGGTGGAAGGTGTCTGAACAAACACCCCCACCCAATCATCCTTTTGAAGGACCTGTGATTCTGTTTTTGAGCGATCAGAAGTAA
- the pdo gene encoding protein disulfide oxidoreductase: protein MGILSDKDIAYLKDLFGKELKRKVKIVFFKTEDKARCQYCEITEQVLEELVSVDPRLELEIRDFDSDKEAVEKYQVEMVPATILLPEDGKDYGIRFYGVPSGHEFGTLIQDIIAVSEGKPQLSEESIQKLQNLEKPIRISVFVTPTCPYCPRAVLMAHNMAMASDKIIGEMIEANEYWELSEEFGVSSVPHIVVNRDPSKFFVGAYPEKEFINEVLRLAKG from the coding sequence ATGGGTATTTTGTCGGACAAGGACATCGCTTATCTCAAGGATCTTTTTGGGAAAGAGCTCAAAAGAAAGGTGAAGATCGTCTTCTTCAAGACGGAAGACAAAGCGCGCTGTCAGTACTGCGAAATCACAGAACAGGTCCTGGAGGAACTCGTCTCTGTCGATCCAAGACTTGAACTTGAAATCCGTGATTTCGACAGCGACAAGGAAGCGGTGGAAAAGTACCAGGTGGAAATGGTTCCCGCCACAATTCTTTTGCCCGAGGACGGTAAGGATTACGGTATCAGATTTTACGGAGTTCCCTCAGGACACGAATTTGGAACGCTCATTCAGGATATCATCGCCGTCTCTGAAGGAAAACCGCAGCTTTCTGAAGAGAGCATTCAGAAACTCCAGAATCTTGAGAAACCGATAAGAATCAGTGTGTTTGTTACGCCAACGTGCCCTTACTGCCCCAGGGCGGTTCTCATGGCTCACAACATGGCTATGGCCAGCGACAAGATAATCGGAGAGATGATAGAAGCGAACGAATACTGGGAGCTGAGTGAGGAATTCGGAGTCTCTTCTGTTCCCCACATTGTTGTGAACAGGGATCCGTCGAAATTCTTCGTAGGGGCTTATCCCGAGAAAGAATTCATAAACGAGGTGTTGAGGCTCGCAAAGGGGTGA
- the rsmH gene encoding 16S rRNA (cytosine(1402)-N(4))-methyltransferase RsmH, whose amino-acid sequence MRKYSQRHIPVMVKEVIEFLKPEDERIILDCTVGEGGHSKAILEHCPGCRIIGLDVDSEVLQIAEEKLKEFSDRVSLFKVSYREADFLLKTLGIEKVDGILMDLGVSTYQLKGENRGFTFEREEPLDMRMDLESELTAQKVLNELPEEELARIIFEYGEEKKFARRIARKIAENRPLNTTLDLVKAVREALPSYEIRRRKRHFATKTFQAIRIYVNRELENLKEFLKKAEDLLNPGGRIVVISFHSLEDRIVKETFRNSKKLRILTEKPVRPSEEEIRENPRSRSGRLRAAERIGEGGD is encoded by the coding sequence ATGCGGAAATATTCGCAGCGACACATTCCTGTAATGGTTAAAGAAGTTATTGAGTTTCTGAAACCAGAGGATGAGAGAATCATCCTCGATTGTACGGTAGGTGAAGGTGGACACTCCAAAGCGATTCTGGAACACTGTCCGGGATGCAGAATCATAGGATTAGATGTTGACTCAGAAGTTTTGCAAATCGCCGAAGAGAAGTTGAAAGAATTCTCAGATCGTGTGAGTCTGTTCAAAGTCTCCTACAGAGAAGCGGATTTTCTTCTTAAAACCTTAGGAATAGAAAAAGTAGATGGAATACTAATGGATCTTGGGGTTTCTACTTATCAGCTCAAAGGAGAGAATCGTGGCTTCACGTTCGAGAGAGAAGAACCGCTGGATATGCGTATGGATCTGGAAAGTGAACTAACAGCCCAAAAAGTTTTGAATGAGTTACCGGAAGAGGAGTTAGCGAGGATAATTTTTGAGTACGGTGAAGAGAAGAAATTCGCAAGGAGAATCGCTCGAAAGATCGCTGAAAATCGTCCGCTCAACACTACCCTCGACCTCGTTAAAGCCGTGAGAGAAGCGCTTCCATCCTACGAAATCAGGCGCCGTAAGAGACATTTTGCAACGAAAACGTTCCAGGCCATAAGAATTTACGTCAACAGAGAACTTGAAAATCTGAAGGAATTTCTGAAAAAAGCTGAGGATCTTCTGAATCCGGGTGGCAGAATAGTGGTCATCTCCTTTCATTCTCTGGAGGATAGGATTGTCAAAGAGACGTTCAGAAATTCCAAAAAGTTACGAATATTGACGGAAAAACCGGTTCGTCCCTCGGAAGAAGAAATAAGAGAAAATCCAAGATCCAGGAGCGGACGCTTGCGTGCAGCGGAGCGGATAGGGGAAGGAGGAGATTGA
- a CDS encoding DUF3855 domain-containing protein, whose translation MDSLEILYYKKGKEFGILEKKMKEIFNETGVNLEPVNSELIGRIFLKINVLEEGEEVPSFAIKALTPEENAVDLPLGEWADLKNVFVEEVDYLDSYGDMRILSEKNWYTIYVSFSSVKEKNRNELVEKFMKYFFESKGWNPEEYTFSVQEIDNLF comes from the coding sequence ATGGACAGTCTCGAAATACTCTACTACAAAAAAGGAAAAGAATTCGGCATTCTCGAGAAGAAAATGAAAGAAATTTTCAACGAAACGGGTGTGAATCTCGAGCCGGTGAATTCTGAACTGATTGGAAGAATTTTTCTCAAGATCAACGTTCTGGAAGAAGGAGAAGAAGTGCCAAGTTTTGCCATAAAAGCTCTCACACCGGAAGAAAACGCCGTCGATCTCCCGCTCGGAGAATGGGCAGACCTGAAAAACGTCTTTGTTGAGGAAGTCGACTACCTCGATTCTTATGGTGATATGAGAATACTATCGGAGAAAAACTGGTACACAATTTACGTTTCATTTTCTTCGGTGAAGGAGAAAAATAGGAACGAATTAGTGGAAAAGTTCATGAAGTACTTTTTTGAATCGAAAGGATGGAATCCTGAAGAGTACACGTTTTCTGTCCAAGAAATAGACAATCTGTTCTGA